In Naumovozyma castellii chromosome 1, complete genome, one DNA window encodes the following:
- the ILV1 gene encoding threonine ammonia-lyase ILV1 (ancestral locus Anc_7.367) yields the protein MSSSLLLRPVTTGAQSRLLLKLYAPLRQRSTLSPSLVKMHSELKIDELQTDNTPDYVRLVLRSSVYDVIDESPVTAGVGLSSRLNTNVQLKREDLLPVFSFKLRGAYNMIAKLDDSQRNQGVIACSAGNHAQGVAYAAKHLGIPATIVMPVSTPSIKYQNVSRLGSQVVLYGNDFDEAKAECTKLAEERGLTNIPPFDHPYVIAGQGTVAMEILRQVHNANKIGAVFVPVGGGGFIAGVGAYLKRIAPHIKVIGVETFDAATLHTSLKHNKRTPLPTVGTFADGTSVRVIGEETFRVAQQVVDEVVLVNTDEICAAVKDIFEDTRSIVEPSGALAVAGMKKYITNLHPEIDHSKHTYVPILSGANMNFDRLRFVSERAVLGEGKEVFLLVTLPDIPGAFKKLQKVIHPRAVTEFSYRYNEHRHESTSEVPKAYVYTSFSVVDREKEIKQVIQQLHTLGFEAVDISDNEMAKSHGRYLVGGASKVPNERVISFEFPERPGALTKFLGGLSDSWNLTLFHYRNHGADIGKVLAGISVPPRENLTFQKFLEDLGYSYYDETDNMVYQKFLKY from the coding sequence GTTCTTTATTGTTGAGACCAGTCACCACTGGTGCTCAATCGAGACTACTACTGAAACTTTATGCGCCATTGCGCCAAAGATCAACACTGTCACCATCCTTGGTAAAGATGCATTCTGAATTAaagattgatgaattgCAAACAGATAATACCCCAGATTATGTTCGTTTGGTCCTGCGTTCATCAGTATACGACGTCATCGATGAATCACCAGTAACTGCAGGGGTTGGTCTTTCCTCTCGTTTGAATACAAAtgttcaattgaaaagagaGGATCTCTTACCAGTATTCTCATTTAAACTACGTGGTGCTTATAATATGATTGCtaaattggatgattcACAAAGAAACCAAGGTGTCATTGCTTGTTCCGCTGGTAATCATGCTCAAGGTGTCGCATATGCCGCCAAGCATCTAGGAATTCCAGCCACTATTGTTATGCCAGTATCTACCCCATCTATTAAATATCAAAATGTATCCAGATTAGGATCCCAAGTGGTTCTTTACGGTAACGATTTTGACGAAGCTAAGGCAGAATGTACCAAATTAGCCGAAGAACGTGGCTTAACCAATATTCCTCCGTTTGATCATCCTTACGTTATTGCTGGACAGGGTACTGTTGCTATGGAAATCTTAAGACAAGTACATAATGCTAATAAGATTGGTGCTGTTTTTGTCCCTGTTGGTGGTGGCGGTTTTATTGCTGGTGTAGGTGcttatttgaaaagaattgCTCCTCATATTAAAGTCATTGGTGTGGAAACATTTGATGCTGCTACATTACATACCTCTTTGAAGCATAACAAGAGAACTCCTCTACCTACTGTGGGTACATTTGCTGATGGGACTTCTGTCCGTGTTATTGGTGAAGAAACCTTCAGAGTGGCCCAACAAGTGGTTGATGAAGTGGTTCTTGTGAATACTGATGAAATTTGTGCTGCCGTGAAggatatttttgaagataccAGAAGTATTGTAGAACCATCTGGTGCATTAGCAGTAGCAGGTATGAAGAAGTATATTACAAATTTACATCCGGAAATTGATCATTCAAAGCATACATATGTACCAATTCTATCTGGTGCCAATATGAACTTTGATAGATTGAGATTCGTCTCTGAACGTGCTGTTCTTGGTGAAGGTAAAGAAGTTTTCTTGTTGGTTACGCTTCCAGACATTCCAGGTGCGTTCAAGAAGTTACAGAAGGTTATCCATCCAAGAGCTGTCACTGAATTTTCTTACCGTTACAATGAACATCGTCATGAAAGTACTAGTGAAGTTCCAAAGGCATATGTTTACACTTCATTCAGTGTTGTTGATCGCGAGAAGGAAATTAAGCAAGTTATCCAACAATTACATACCTTAGGTTTTGAAGCAGTTGATATTTCAGACAATGAAATGGCCAAGTCCCACGGTAGATATTTAGTTGGTGGTGCCTCCAAGGTACCAAACGAGAGGGtcatttcatttgaattcCCAGAGAGACCTGGGGCCCTAACCAAATTCTTGGGTGGTTTAAGTGattcttggaatttaaCCTTGTTCCATTACAGAAACCATGGTGCCGACATTGGGAAAGTGTTAGCTGGTATTTCTGTCCCACCAAGGGAAAACTTGACGTTCCAAAAATTCTTGGAAGATCTAGGATACTCCTACTATGACGAAACTGATAATATGGTATAccaaaaattcttgaagTACTAG